The genomic window CCGGCTGAAGTAGCTCGCGATCGCCCCGACGTTCTTGTCGATCGACCACTCGTTGTCGTTGAGGACCACGATCAGCCGCTGGGTCTGGTCGCAGACGTTGTTGAGCGCCTCGTAGGTGACGCCGCAGGTGAACGCCGCGTCTCCGCAGACGGCGACCACGTTCTCCTTCCCGCCCCGTCGGTCGCGGCCGACCGCCATGCCCAGGGCCGCGGAGAGGGCGGTGCCGGCATGGCCCGCTCCGTAGCAATCGTGCTCGCTCTCCTCGCGGTTGAGGAATCCCGAGAGCCCGTTCGGCTGCCGGATCGTCGCAAAGCGCTTGCGGCGGCCGGTCAGGAGCTTGTGGACATAGCCCTGGTGGCTGACGTCAAAGAGAAAGTGGTCTTCCGGCGTCTGGAAGACGTAATGGAGGGCGATCGTCAGCTCGACCACCCCCAGGTTCGGGCCAATATGGCCGCCATTCTTCGCCAGGACCGTGATCATCTCCTGGCGGATCTCCTCGGCCAGCTGAGGCAGCTCCGCGATCGAGAGCCTCTTGAGATCCGCCGGCGAATCGATCCCATCGAGTAGACGTGCCAAGGCTTACCCCTCCTTTTCGGCTTCCCCCCGGCGGGTGGAGTCCTTCTCCTCTTCCCGCGGCGCACCGGCGGCCGACAGGTCGCCACCGGGCCCTTGCGCCAAAACGGTGATTTTCTGTTCCGCCAGGGAGAGTTTGTCACTACAAAACTTCACCAGGCGCATCCCCTCCTCGTAGCGCTCGAGCAGATCCTCCAGAGCCAGGTCTCCACTCTCCATCCGGGAGACGATCTCCTGCAGCCGTCGAAAGGCCTCCTCGAAGGTAGGTCCGCCTGCGGGATCGGTTTTCGCCATGGCGAGCCGCGCTATCCCCGGATCTCCGAGACTTCCCGCCTCCGGATCCGCAGCCGATCGTCTCCGGAAAGGATCTCCTCGAGTCCCTTCCAGCCCACATCCTCGATCTCGTTGAAGAGGCGGAGGTAGATGGCCACGTCAAGGGCCGGGTAACGAACGAGAAGCCCTTCGAGCGCCGCCCGAAGCTTTTCCGAGGCCGGCTCCTCCGGAAACTCCTCGACCACCCCCTGCTGGTCGTGCGGGATCCCGAGCGCATCGAGCCAGTCGCAGAGCATCGGTGCGCGCGTCTGTACGAGCCAGCGGGAGAAGAGATGGGAGGAGATCTCCTCGCTCTGCGGCAGGGAAAGCACGCGGCGGGAGAGCTGATGCCGCTCGGTTTTGGCCATTTCCAGGAGCTTGGCCTGCCGGATCCCGAGGCGGCGGCTGGTCAGCTCGACCACGACACGGTAGAGCCGCTTGTCGGAGTCTCGCACCGCCAGAAGGACCTCATGGACCAATTCCTCTGGGATTTCCTGCCAAAGAGTGCACGTGGCCATGCGCGTTGTGGGAAGACATCTTGCCTCCGCAGTGCAAAAAGACAATCGTTTTCCACGATCCTCGGAACGGGAGCATGCGCAAAGCCCCAAGGAAGGAAGAAGTCCGGCAGGTCCCCGCCGCCCAAGACCGGGCCCCTGCCCTCCCGCTCTCCCCTTCCGAGCTCTCCGGCCACCTCCTGGGGGCCCATGTCTCGATCGCCGGAGGGGTCGAGCGCGCAGTCGAGCGGGCGCTCCAATGCGGCTTTTCCGCGGCGCAGATCTTCGTCAAGAACTGCCGGCAATGGAAGGCCCCGGCGCTTGGGCCGGAGGAAGCCGCAGCCTTCCGCACAGCGGCCTCCGCCTCGGGGGTCTTCTTCTTCGGCCATGCGGGCTACCTCCTCAACTTGGCCTCTGCCTCGGATCCCCTTGCGGAGCAATCTCTCCAGGCGCTCCGAGACGAGGGGGAGCGCGCCGAGCTCCTGGGCCTCCCCTTCCTCGTCCTGCATCCGGGCGTCGCCGCCCGCGGCGAAGAGCCCGAAGCGGCCCTCTCCCGGCTGGCCCGCCGGCTCCGGGCTCTCTTCCCGAAGGGCTCGGCTCTGCCGCGCGTCGGGATCGCGCTCGAGACGATGGCGGGACAGGGAAGCCAGCTCGGATGGCGCCTGGAGCAGCTTTCCTGGCTTCTCGAGGAACTCGACGACCCACGCCGGTTCGGAATCTGCCTGGATACCGCGCACCTCTGGGCAGCCGGCTACCCGATCGCGACGCCGGCCGGCTATCGGGCCTTCGCCGCGGAGCTCGAGGAGCGACGGCTCGCCGCCTGCGTCCGGGCCATTCATCTCAACGACTCGGCAGCCCCGTTCGGATCGCGGCGGGATCGCCACGAGCATCTGGGACGGGGAACCTTGGGCCTTTCCGCTTTCGGCCAGATCCTCCAGGATCCGCGCTGGTCCCGGACTCCGATGGTCCTGGAGACCCCCAAGGAGGACGGGATGGAGTCCGACTGCCGCAACCTGCGCGCGATCCTGCCCTTCCTTCCCCGCAACCCCATGGAACCCGATTGGAAAAGGCCCGCAGGGCATCGAAAAGCGGAAAAAAGCACTAGCGTTCCTCCCGGACCGGACCTATAGGGTATAGCATGAGTCAACCTAAGATCATTGCCTATCTGAAGCCCACCTGCGGCTGGAGCCAAGGCGTGCGGGCAATCTTCCGCAAATACCAGCTTCCCTACGAAGACCGCGACATCGTCAATGTGCCGGCGTTCCGGGAGGAGATGATGGAGAAGAGCGGCCAGCCCCTTTCCCCGTGCGTCGAGGTCGACGGCGAGATGCTCGCCGACGTCAGCGGCCAGGAACTCGAGAAGTGGCTCCTCGCCAAGGGATTGGTTCAAGCGAGCGATCGCCCGGTGGAGGCTCCGACCGACCAGGGATGCTCGGGCGAGCACCATGGCGAGATCCCCGTGCGGATCAACTTCTAGCTTCCGCGCCGCTCCCTCGGAAGCGGGCTCCCGAGGAGCTCGCGGGCGCGCGAGAAGACGGCGTCGAGCATCGCCTCGGTCAACCGGCCGGTGAAGGTGTTCTGCTGGCTCGGGTGATACGAGGCGAGGAGAGCGCGCTCTCCCGGAAGCGCGATCTCTGCGCCGTGGGCAAAGGGAGCCTTCGCCCGGAGGAACTGTCCCCTTTCTTCCGGCCAGCGCTCCCGGGCCCAGCGGAGCAGAGTCTCGAAGGCCATGCCGCCAAGCGCGACAAACACCCGAAGGTGGCTGAGCGCCTCGAGCTCCCGCGCGAGGAAGGGGTAGCAGTTCCGTCGCTCGGAGGGCAAAGGCCGATTTTCCGGCGGACAGCAGCGGACGGCCGCGCTCACGAAGCCGTCGGTGAGCCGCAGGCCGTCTTCCCGATCCCGCGAGAGGGGCTGATTGGCAAAGCCCGCCCGGTGGAGCGCCCGGAAGAGCCAGTCCCCGCTCCGGTCCCCGGTGAAGATCCGGCCGGTCCGGTTGCCTCCATGCGCAGCGGGAGCCAAGCCGACCACGAGCAGGCGGGCGCGCGGGTCTCCGAACCCCGGCACCGGCCTGGCCCAGTAGCGCGATCCCGCATAGCGCCTGGGGGCATGGGCCGCCACCTCCTCGCGCCAGGCCACCAGCCGGGGACAGCGGCGGCAAGCCACGACCTCGCCTTCGATCTCCGCGATGCGCCGCTCAGAAGGGTCCTCTTCCCCCGGCAAACGGCCCCCCTCGCCTTCCCGCCGCGTCATGGTCCGGAGCTCCCTCCCCGTTCTCCCTCGCGAAGCCCGATGTCTTCCTCCCAAGCGCGGGGAGAGCGGCGGATGAACTCCTCGAGCAGCTCCCGGCACTCGGCATCGTCCCTCACCTCGACCGCCACCCCGCAGCGGCGCAACAGCTCCTCCGACCCGAGGAAGGTCCGGTTTTCCCCAATGACCACCCGGGGGATGCGGTAGAGGAGGATCGCCCCCGTGCACATCGGGCAGGGCGAAAGGGTCGTATAGAGGGTGCAGGAGCGGTAGAGGGAGGCGGGCTGACGACCGAGGTTCTCGAGGGCGTCCATCTCTCCGTGACGGATCGCGCTCCCCCACTGGATCCTACGATTGCGACCCCGCGCCAGGATCTGTTCGCCCTGGACGATCACCGCGCCAATGGGGATGCCACCTTCTGCCAGGCCCGCACGCGCCTCGGCGATCGCCGCTTCCAGGAAGGGATCGGGGGAGCCCATCGTTTTCCTCCAGCTGCTCTTCGGGCGGTAGCAGCCTACCGCACAACCAGCCCTAAGCCCATCGCTTTGACCCTCTTCGTGCGCCTTCCCCGCCCTTCCCCTAGCCCGCTGATCGGTGGCGCACAAGAACAAACCAGCGACCGCCCCTTTGCCCAACTCCCGCCTTCTCCACCGATCGGAAGCTGAGGCCGGCGGGATTGGGGCCTGCGCAGGACCTCGATCACCCCCGATCCAGGATGCTGCGCGAAATCCCCGCGGAGTAGGTGGGAGGCTCCTCGCCGCGAGTGCCCTCCCCCTTACCTTCAACCCAACCTAGCCTGCCCGAGGAGAGCGCCAGCCAGGATCACGGTCGTTTGCCACGCTGATTCAGCGTCCGTCCTGAGGCAAGGGCATCTTGGCCAGAGCTCCCTTTCCGATCCGCGACATTCCGGTCCGCGGCGGGCCCGAAGGAAAAACCCTTGACGCGCCACTTCCCTGGGTCGCAGCATCTGCCAAGAGCTGGATGAGCAAGCCCATTGCCTAGGATCTCTTTCCAAGGCGCCTGCCTATGAGAATCGTCAGGTCCCTCGAGGAGCTGCTGGAGCTCCCGCGTGACCGGTGCGTCAAGGGCATGGGGCCGCGCGAGCCGCTGCCGCTCGAGATCCCGAACCCGAGGCGCTGCGATCCAATGCGCACACGGTTGCGATTCCCCCGCGTCCAGTCGCGGTCGCTCGTTCCGCGATTGGGCGCCTTGGCAATCGGCTTCCTCGCAAGGCTGCTGACGCTCCGGGACGCGCTGGCCGTTTGCGCGCGACTGCCGCAGGCCATCTCTGGCGCTCTCCGGCCCGCCCGCGATCCGCAGCCAACGATACGGTCAAGGAGACAGCGCAATGTCCGCCTGCACCCAATGGGCCGATAAGCGCGTCATCGCCTGCCAGGTGTGGGCGGAGCGCGGGAGGCGGCGCTGCCGGAATTGGGCGAGCAACGTCCGCCAAGCCTGCGATCGCTTCCAGGAACGGGGCGTCAGCGCTTGCCGTTCCGGGAGCAAACGCTGGTCGGAGCGGCTGCCGAGGCCGCTGGGCAATCTCTGCCATGCCTTCGAATGGGTCTGCCTCGCCTCGGTCTGGATGCGCAAATGGGCCTGGAAGGGCTCGACCGGCATTGTCGAAGGGAGCTGCCTCGCCTGCTTCTGGCTGATCGTCGCCGCCTCTACCCTAGGGTCCTCGCTGCTCAAGCTCGTTTGCCTCGCCTGGGACAGGGCGCGCTGCCGTATCGTTGCCGTCGGCGAAGGGATCGCACGCGCATCCGGGCGCCGACCCCGACGGCGCCGCAAGATCCAGCATGTCTTCGTGCTCATGCTCGAAAACCGCTCCTTCGATCACCTGCTCGGCTTTTCCGACATCACCGGGGTGGACGCAAGCACAGGCCAACCCACCAGGATCAATAACCTCATGGGCCATCCCTCCTCCAACATCGATCCTCGAACCAGCGCCACGATCCCCGCTGCGACGCCAGCCGACTTTGCGCTCTCCGCGGAAGCCGGTGACCCCGGGCATGAGTTTGAGGATGTGCTCGAGCAGCTGGTCGGCGCAGGCGCCGTCTATGCGCCCGGCAAACCCTATCCGCCGATTACCAACAGCGGCTTTGTCGCCAACTACCGCCGCCACGGGGCTCCCTTCCCCGAGAAGCCGATGCAGGTCTACACCCCGGAACAGTTGCCGATCCTGAATCTGCTCGCCCGCGAGTTTGCCGTCTGCGACAGCTGGTTCTCCTCCCTGCCCGGGCCGACCTGGCCCAATCGCCTCTTCGTCCACGCCGCGTCCTCCGCAGGGCTCGACAACAGTCCCCGCGGGTGGGAGGCGGCCACAAGAACGCTTCTCGACGGCTACCGCTTCGAGAACGGCACGCTCTACGATCGCCTTGAGGAGAAGTGCCTCGAGTGGCTCGTCTTCAAAGGCGACGAGACGCCCCAGGTGCTCTCGCTCTCCGGCATGGACCTCAACTTACTGGAGGGGCGCTTTCAGGATTTCCCACACTTCCGCGACTCGGTCAACCACCCGGCCTTCTCCGCCTCCTACTGCTTCATCGAGCCCAACTATGGCAACATCTTGCCCTTGACGCCGGGAGACTTCACCTGCGGCAGCTCGCAGCATCCGCTCGACGATGTGACCCGCGGCGAGCGGCTCATCAAGGAGGTCTATGAGGCCGTACGCAATTCGCCACACTGGGAATCGAGCCTCCTCATTCTGACTTACGACGAGCACGGCGGCTTCTTCGACCATGTACTGCCTCCACCCGCCGTCCCGCCCGGCGACCACGCGACGGACGAGGAGAATGGGCAGGTCCATTTCGACTTTTCGCAATTGGGACCGCGCGTGCCAGCCGTCGTGATCTCGCCCTGGATCCCGCGCAATACGATCGACCATCTTCCCTATGACCATTCCTCCGTGGTCAAAACCGTGACGGAGCTCTTTTCGCTCAAATCCCTGACCAACCGCGACCGCGCCGCCAACAGCCTCTGCCACCTGCTCTCGCTTGCGGTCCCGCGCACAGACGCACCCACCGAATTGCCGCCCGTGGCGGAATCCGGATTGCGCTGCGCGGGCGATCTGCTCGAGGCCGGGGTCGGGGAGGTTGCTTCTGGACTCCTGCCCCGCGACCAGCTCGAAAGCGAGAGAAGCCGTCGAGACCAACTGCGCCGCAGGCTCGAGTCGCGTCCGCCCGAGCCAAGCATCCGTGGCTTTGCGCGCGTGGCCCTACGGCGCTATCTCCGCATCGCACCGATCTCTCAGCGCGAAGAGATTCTCGAGCGCTTCCTGCGGATCAAGACCAGTTATGAGGCACGGCTCTTCCTCAAAGAGGCCAGAGAGGCGATCCGGCTCCACAAGCAAGCGCAGCCGCAAGCCAGATGATCGAAGGAGCCCCCAGAGGAGGAGACGGGGATTGCGAGCTGCGCGCCGCCCTTCCCCATTGGGTCCACCGATCGGAGACAAGAGCAAAGGATTGACTGCGCCTTTGACCAAACGCTATCCGTAGGGCCCGAGGGGAAGTTGGGGCCCGCATTTCCGGTCACCCCGCTCCGTAGACCGCATCCCAGGAGAGGAAGGAGTTCGTTCGGCTTCCGAGCTTCCGATCCCGGCATGCGGCTGGCAGGGGCTATGAGAAGATCCGAACGAAGCGCTCGTCCGTTTCTGGACGAAAGCGCTGCGGCAAACGGACCGACCGATCGACGAGAGGAGAAATCGCATGGACAGAAGCGAAGGGCGGGATGGAGCCAGCAAGATGGATCTTCGGGCCAGCTCTTCTCCCCGGGACGGGCAGTGGGCCGCCATCTTTGACTGGGATGGGGTGTTGGCCAACTCCATGGGCCCTCATCTCGAGAGCTGGCAGCGTCTCGCCCAAGAGGAGCGGCGGGTGCTTCCTCCCGACTTTTTTCTCCCCTCCTTTGGCCGGAAGAACGACTGGGTCATTCCTCATCTGCTCCGCTGGACGGAGGATCCCCAGGAAATTGCGCGGCTGGCGGAGCGAAAGGAGGAGCTCTATCGGGCCATCGTCGCCGAGCGGGGAGTCGAGCTTTATCCCGGAGGGCTGACTCTGTGCGCGTCGCTGGCGAAGGGGTCGGTCCCCAGGGCGATCGCTTCCTCGACGGTGCGAGCCAACATCGAGCTCACCCTGGATCAGTTTGACCTCCGGCATTTCTTCCAGGCGATCGTGACGGCCGAGGATGTAACGCGGGGCAAGCCCGACCCAGAGGTCTTCCTCCTCGCCGCCAAGCGGTTGGGAGCCTCACCGGAGCGGTGCGTCGTCTTCGAGGATGCGCCAGCCGGAGTGGAGGCGGGCGTGCGGGCGGGCATGCGGGTGATCGCCGTCACGACGACCAACCCGGCAGAATCGCTCCGGAGAGCGGATCGGACGCTTTCGGGCCTCGAGGGGCTTGCCGCCTCCCAGATTGAGGCGTGGTTCTTTCGCTGACCGGGCACCTCGATCGGAGGATTCCCGCAGGATTTTGGGAAAACTCCTCTTTTGGGATTGACCGTCCCGGAACTCTGGCTATGGTTAGCGCAACTCTTATCGAGAGCGGCGGAGGGATCTGGCCCGACGAAACCGCGGCAACCGGGGAGAGGCGAAAGCCGATCCCGTCAGGTGCCAACCCCAGCTCCGGGAAGGCCCGGGGAAGGATGAGAGGGATGAGAATCCCCATCCTGCTCTGTCGCATCGGTGAGAGCCAGAAAGGCAGCCGATGCAGTCCGAGTTGTTTACGAACCTCCGGTGCCGCGAATGCGGCCGGCTCTATCCCAAGGCGGCCGTCCACGTCTGCGAATGGGACTTCGGCCCCCTCGAGGCGGTGTACGACTACGAAGCCATTCGCCGGCGGGTCTCCCGCGACCGGATCGAATCCCGGCCTCCCACGATGTGGCGGTATCGGGAGCTGCTCCCCCTGGACGGAGAGCCGACGGTCGGCACGCAGGTCGGCTTTACTCCGCTCGTCCGGGCCGACCGCCTGGCCAAGGCCCTCGGGGTGCGGGAAGCCTATGTCAAGAATGACACCGTCAACTACCCGACCCTCTCCTTCAAGGATCGGGTCGTGGCGGTCTCCCTCTCGCGTGCGAAGGAGATGGGATTTAGCGTCGTCGCCTGCGCCTCGACGGGAAATCTCGCCAACAGCGTCGCGGCCAATGCGGCGAGCGCGGGCCTCGAAAGCTACGTGCTGATTCCCTCTGACCTCGAGGCGTCGAAGGTGCTGGGAAGCGTCGTCTACGGGAGCCGGGTGATCGGGATTCGTGGGCCCTATGACAAGGTCAACCGCCTCTGCTCGGAGATCGCCGGCAAATACCAGTGGGCCTTCGTCAACGTCAACCTCCGGCCCTACTACGCCGAGGGATCGAAGACCATGGGCTTCGAGATCGCCGAGCAGCTCGGCTGGCGGCTTCCCTCCCATACGGTGATCCCGATGGCGAGCGGCTCGCTTTTGACCAAGATTGCCAAATCCTACCAGGAGTTGATCGTGACGAACCTGGTCGAAGAGGCCCCGTTCGCCATCCATGGCGCTCAGGCCACCGGGTGCAATCCGATCAGCGACGCGTTCCGGAGGGGGACCGAGCTCGTGCAGCCGGTGCCCAAGCCCCAGACGATCGCCAAGTCGCTGGCGATCGGCACCCCCGCCGACGGCTATTATGCGATTCAGACGATCCGGAAGAGCGGAGGAGCGGCCGAAGATGCCTCCGACGCGGAAATCCTCGCGGGCATTCAGCTGCTGGCCGAAACCGCCGGAATCTTTGCGGAGACGGCGGGAGGAGTGACCGTAGCCTGCGCGCAGAAGCTCATCGCCTCCGGGAAGATTCCGGAGGACGCCTCGGTCGTGCTCTGCATCACCGGCCACGGCTTGAAGACGGCCGAAGCTCTCTCCGGAGCCTTGGCCCCGCCCCGAGTGATCGACCCGAGCTTGCGGGAATTCGACCGGCTGGTCTCCGCCGACCTGGGCCCAGCCTCGCTTCCGGAGGGGGCCGCACCGGAGAGCATTGATTTTCAACCAGAGAAAGGAAGATAAGACCATGAGCAAAGTGAGTGCAGCGCAGACGATTCCGGTGAGGATTCCCACCCCTCTCCGTGGATTGACCGGCAACAAGGATCAGGTCTCCGCGCGGGGCCAGACGATTGGAGAGCTTCTCCAGGATCTCCAAGCCCAGTTCCCCGGCATCGGAGAACGGCTCTTCGACCAGACGGGCGCACTCCGCCGCTTCGTCGCGGTCTACGTCAACGGCGAGGATATCCGCTTCCTCAAGGACCAGGAGACCCCGGTCGGTCCGGAGGACGAAGTGAGCATCGTGCCGGCCGTGGCGGGAGGCTGAAGACCGTGGCAAGAGAGAAACAGCGGCTCTGGCTGACCTTTGGCGAGGCGCTCTGCCAACGGCCGATCATCTGGGAGCTCAGCCGCTCATTCGAGCTGGCCTTCAATATCCGAAGCGCCCAGGTCACGCAGACGACCGGAATCGTCGCCATCGAGCTCGAAGGGGAACGAGAGGTCCTCAAGCAGGCGATCCAGTGGCTCGAGAAGACCGGGGTTGCGGTCGAGCCGGTCGAGCTCAGCACGATCGAAGGCTAAGGCGCCTCGAGCCCTCCCCGAAGCCCCTTCGCTTCCTGCGTCAATCCAGTCGCTGCGCAGGCAGCAACGCCTCAAGCCGAAGTCGCTGGCGTCGAGGAGGCCGCTTTCGAAGGCTCTTCGCCTCCGGCGGCGGGGGCGGTCGCCTCCGTCCATTCGATCACCGCCATTCGGGCGGCATCGGAGAGGCGATGCCCGATCTTCGTCACGCGGGTATAGCCCCCGGCGCGCCCGGCAAATCGCGGTCCGATCTCCCCGAACAGCTTCTGGACCGCCTCCTTCCCGTGCAGGCGGGAGGCAGCCAGGCGCCGGTGATGAAGGGAGCCCTTCTTGGCCAGGGTGACCAGCTTTTCCGCGTACGGTTGCAGTGCCTTGGCCTTGCTGAGGGTGGTCTTCGTCCGGTTATTCCGAATGAGGGCGGTGGCGAGATTCGCAAGGAGCGACTCCCGATGCTTGGAGAGCCTCCCCAACTTGCCGCGTCGTTTCAAATGGCGCATCGTCGTGTCCCCTGGTTATTCCTCGCTCGTCGCTTCCGAAACCTCCGGGGCCTCCACCTCCAGGAGCCCCGGGCCGAGCTTCATTCCGAGGGAGAGGCCCAGCTGGGCGAGCTTGGATTTGATTTCGTTCAGCGACTTCTTCCCGAAGTTTCGATATTTGAGCATCTCCGCCTCCGTCTTCTGCGCCAGCTGGCCCACCGTGGCGATATTGGCGTTGTTGAGGCAGTTGGCGGCCCGAACCGAGAGCTCGATTTCGTTGACGCTCATGTTCAGAATCTTCCGAAGGCGGTTCTCCGCTTCCTGAACGGGCGGCTTCGGCTTCTCGAACTCCACCGTGTCCTTGCCGTAGCCGACAAAGAGATCGAGATGGTGACGAAGGATCGCCGCGGCTTGCACGAGCGCGTCGTCCGCGGTAATCCGCCCATCGGTCCAGATTTCCAAAATCAATCGATCATAGTCGGTCCGCTGGCCGACGCGGGTGTTCTCGACCTCGTACTTGACACGGCGGACCGGGGAAAAGAGGCAGTCGATCGGAATGAGGCCGATCGCCTGATCCGGCTTCTTGTTCTCTTCGGCAATCAGGAAGCCTCGGCCGACCTTGACCTCCAGCTCCATCTGGAACTCCCGCTTCTTGTCGAGAGTGCAGATGAGCTGGCCGGGGTTGACGAGCTCGACGCCGGTCTCGAGCTGAATGTCGCCAGCGACGACGGGTCCCTCCTTGACCACCTCGAGCGCGAGAGAGCGCGGCTCCCTCGAGGGAATCCGGAAGAGAATCTTCTTCAGGTTCAACACGATCTCCGGCACGTCCTCCACGACACCCGGCAGGCTCGTGAATTCATGGAGAGCTCCGTCGATCTTGATCGCCGAAATCGCGGCACCTTCGAGCGAGGAGAGGAGGGCGCGACGCAGGGAAGTCCCGATCGTCTGCCCATAGCCGGCCTCCAGGGGCTCGACGACGTAGCGGCCGTACGTCTCCGTGGAAACCGCTTCATCCTTCGCCAAGGAATGGGGCATTTCAAAACGACCTAAGCGCACTGCCATAGAACAGATTACCTCCTACGTCCACCCAAGTGCCGGCCGCGCCGACGCGAGGCAAGCCTCCCGCTCGGTCGCAACCGGACCCTGATCGTTGCGATCCTTACGAATAGAACTCCACCACCAGCTGCTCGTTCGCAATCGGCCGCAGCTCGTCCTTGCTCGGCAGCCGCTTGACCTCACCGCGAAGCTTCTCTCGTTCCAGCACGAGCCAGTCGGGGATGCGCGCGGCCTGCATCGCCTCGAGGTTCCGCAACGCCAGCTTTCGCGATTGCGGCTGGTCACGCACCTCGACCCTGTCTCCCGGCCGCGTGCCGAAGCTGGGGGTCATCGTTCGGCGGCCGTTCACCTGCACATGGCCGTGGGCAATCATCTGCCGCGCCCCGAAGCGCGTCGTCGCGAACCCGAGCCGATGGACGATGTTGTCGAGCCGAGATTCAAGGAGCTGGAGCAGCACTTCTCCCGTGACGCCCCGTTTCTTGAGGGCAGAGGCGAAATAGCGACGAAATTGGCGCTCGGTCACTCCGTACATCAGGCGGAGCTTCTGCTTTTCGGCCAAGGCGATGGCGTAGTCGGACTGCTTGCGCCGACTCTTCTCTCCATGAACCCCCGGCGGATAGGGAC from Methylacidimicrobium sp. B4 includes these protein-coding regions:
- the rpsD gene encoding 30S ribosomal protein S4, translated to MARYLGPRAKKARRYNVALFGPCKALEKRPYPPGVHGEKSRRKQSDYAIALAEKQKLRLMYGVTERQFRRYFASALKKRGVTGEVLLQLLESRLDNIVHRLGFATTRFGARQMIAHGHVQVNGRRTMTPSFGTRPGDRVEVRDQPQSRKLALRNLEAMQAARIPDWLVLEREKLRGEVKRLPSKDELRPIANEQLVVEFYS